The Deltaproteobacteria bacterium genome includes a window with the following:
- a CDS encoding transposase, which yields NDIDHTKTKAAHPQTNGICERFHKTILNEFYQIAFRKKIFNTIEELQEDLDQWLREYNERRTHQGKNCNGKTPMETFLDGLRIAREKTINQNLN from the coding sequence TTAACGATATTGATCATACAAAAACAAAAGCAGCCCACCCACAAACAAATGGAATATGTGAGAGATTTCATAAAACAATTTTAAATGAATTTTATCAAATAGCTTTTAGAAAAAAAATATTCAATACAATTGAAGAATTACAGGAAGATCTAGATCAGTGGCTCAGAGAATACAATGAAAGGAGGACTCATCAGGGAAAAAATTGCAATGGCAAAACGCCAATGGAAACTTTTCTTGACGGATTAAGAATAGCAAGAGAAAAAACCATCAATCAAAACTTAAACTGA